In one window of Lacticaseibacillus casei DSM 20011 = JCM 1134 = ATCC 393 DNA:
- a CDS encoding PadR family transcriptional regulator, with the protein MISSDAMRGYNDALVLAILQQGDSYGYKIGKEIRERTYDQYMIRETTLYAAFTRLSKNGYIEAYPGDVTNGKPRTYYRITPSGRAFLAMKVEEWHQVKHVVDLFLN; encoded by the coding sequence GTGATCAGTAGTGATGCCATGCGTGGTTACAACGACGCACTCGTCCTTGCCATTTTGCAACAAGGTGATTCCTATGGATACAAAATTGGCAAAGAAATCCGCGAGCGCACCTATGACCAGTATATGATTCGCGAAACCACACTTTACGCCGCCTTCACTCGCTTGAGCAAAAACGGCTATATTGAAGCTTATCCGGGTGATGTTACGAACGGTAAACCCCGCACTTATTATCGCATCACCCCCAGTGGCCGCGCTTTTCTTGCTATGAAGGTCGAGGAATGGCATCAGGTTAAGCATGTGGTCGATTTATTTTTGAACTAA
- a CDS encoding SemiSWEET family transporter, with protein sequence MQADNGKYHSGIDPVKAKRLNLLSRLATFTCILMYVSYIPEIMANFSGTPVNPIQPLVAMINATLWTGYGWMKPAKDWPIIIANVPGILFGLITFVTVFVH encoded by the coding sequence ATGCAAGCTGACAATGGAAAATATCACAGTGGTATTGACCCCGTTAAAGCAAAGCGACTGAATCTCCTCAGCAGGCTGGCAACTTTTACCTGTATTTTAATGTATGTTTCGTACATTCCCGAAATCATGGCTAACTTTTCTGGAACACCGGTGAATCCGATTCAGCCGTTGGTGGCAATGATCAACGCTACCCTGTGGACCGGTTATGGCTGGATGAAACCTGCCAAAGATTGGCCGATCATCATCGCCAATGTACCCGGGATCCTGTTTGGTTTAATCACCTTTGTCACGGTTTTTGTTCACTAA
- a CDS encoding zinc-binding alcohol dehydrogenase family protein, with product MPKNIAIGFTEGLPITEPNSFQSFTLPVPTPEPNEVIVQVAGVSVNPVDTKRRQTAPRQKTPQILGYDAVGTITQIGSAVTAFHVGDRVIYAGTTRKPGSDQQFQAVDADLIALAPKQAPTADLAALPLVGLTAWELLFEKMGFIPEYNANKGQHLLIINGAGGVGSMLSQLARWSGLNVLATSSPKNHDWLRTHGVATPLDYHKDLVNQVRQAGVQTVDGVALLYHPEPYLATASQLIRAFGHIGCIVGPQSGLDLAVVKDKAASFDYEYMFAKTDFDYCVATQGAILSKLLTLYQDGQIKASVTKEFTGINVANLKAATQLVEEGHMVGKVVLTGTFSAEN from the coding sequence ATGCCAAAAAATATTGCCATCGGCTTCACTGAAGGCCTACCCATTACTGAACCCAACAGCTTTCAAAGCTTCACGCTACCAGTACCAACACCGGAACCCAATGAAGTCATTGTACAAGTGGCTGGGGTCTCGGTTAATCCGGTTGACACCAAACGCCGCCAAACCGCACCACGACAAAAAACGCCACAGATTCTTGGGTATGATGCAGTCGGTACCATTACCCAAATTGGCTCTGCCGTCACTGCCTTCCACGTTGGCGATCGCGTCATCTATGCCGGAACTACCCGCAAGCCCGGCAGTGATCAACAATTTCAGGCAGTTGACGCCGATCTGATCGCATTAGCGCCAAAACAAGCACCCACCGCTGATCTCGCAGCACTGCCGCTTGTCGGTTTGACCGCGTGGGAACTGCTTTTTGAAAAAATGGGCTTCATCCCGGAATATAATGCCAACAAAGGCCAGCATTTGTTGATCATTAACGGTGCCGGTGGCGTCGGTTCGATGCTGAGTCAACTGGCGCGATGGAGCGGGTTAAATGTTTTGGCAACTAGCAGTCCTAAAAATCATGACTGGTTGCGGACTCACGGTGTCGCAACGCCACTTGATTATCATAAAGATCTTGTGAATCAGGTTCGCCAGGCTGGCGTTCAAACCGTTGACGGCGTTGCCTTGCTTTATCATCCGGAACCGTATCTTGCCACCGCTAGTCAGTTAATTCGTGCTTTTGGCCACATCGGCTGCATTGTCGGTCCCCAAAGCGGTCTTGATCTGGCCGTTGTCAAAGACAAAGCGGCCAGTTTTGACTACGAGTACATGTTTGCCAAAACTGACTTCGACTACTGCGTTGCCACACAAGGTGCGATTCTAAGCAAGCTTTTGACGCTGTATCAAGACGGACAGATCAAAGCTTCGGTGACCAAAGAATTTACCGGCATTAATGTTGCCAACCTAAAGGCCGCCACCCAACTCGTCGAAGAGGGTCATATGGTCGGCAAGGTTGTTTTAACCGGAACCTTCAGCGCCGAAAACTAG